GGAGCGCAGCGACTGAGGAATCTGCTGTGGAAAAACAGATTCCTCGCGCCTCTGGCGCTCGGAATGACAGGGAAAACAAGCAAACTGCCGCACTACATGCCGCGCAAATCAGTCGAAAACAGTGTCCATGTAATGGGAAGGGTTGATCACGGCCTCGATGACCGTGGGGCCGCCTGCGTGTAAAGCCTCCCGCACGGCTTTCTCCAACTCCTCGGGGCCGCGGGCGCAGACCACGGGAACGCCGAAGTAGTGCGCCGGCGGCTCGCGGTATTCTTCCCGCTGAAGCTCCGTTCCGTAGATTTGCATGTCCTGGCGATTTTGCTTGATCTGGATGAGCGAGAGCCACCTGTCGTCGAGCACGACAATCGGGAGCGGCAGGTTCAGCCGCTTCGCCGTGGCCACCTCGCCGCAGGTCATCTGGAAGCATCCATCCCCGAGAATGCAGACCACCGGAAGATCGGGCCGGGCCACTTTCGCGCCGATGGCGGCGGGAATGCCAAAGCCCATCGAGGACCATCCATTCGTGATCAAAAAAGTGCGCGGCGCGTGCGCGGTCCATTGGCTGGCGATTTGGTGGGTGTGCGCCCCGACGTCGAACGCAAGAACGCCGTCCGGCGGAAGCACGGCGCGGACGGCATCGATGGCGAGATGCGCGGCGAATCCCTCCGATGAAGGGCGGAGCGCCCGCTGGAACGCTTCCTTGTGCTGGAGGGCGGCACCGGCGGGCCACTCGCCGGGGCCCCCATCGAGCGAGAGGAGCTCGGCGATGGCGTGATCGAAATCGCCCACGGCCTGGTGGACCACCTGAACGGTGTCATCGGCGTCCACGGGGTCCACGTCAATGCTGAGAAGATTCGTCCCGCCGATCCACTGCTCGTATTCCACTTCGACGGGGTCGTAGCCGAGGCCGACGATCAGATCCGCTTCCTTCAGGAATTTCCGCTGCATCTTGCGCAGCGCCCGCTCGATGCAGCCCAGGGAGAGGGGATGGTCCTCGTCCACCATGCCCTTGGCCATGGTGGTTGTCGCGAAGGGGAGCTGGTGTTTTTCGAGAAGGCGGACGAGATTTTCCGGATTCTTCATCCGCAGGGCCGACATCCCGATAACGGCGACGGGGCGCTTGGCCCGCTGGAGAATTTCGGCGGCCTTGCGCAGGTCCTCCGCCGGCGCCTTGGCGGGCGGGATCCCCGCGGGAGGCGGCAGCGGCGCCTCGGCCGTGCTCTCGAGGGAAACATCCACCGGCAGATCGAGGTGCACCGGCCCGAAGGGCTCGCTCAGGGCGATGCGGAGCGCCTCCGCGATTGTCGAGGCGATCTGTCCGCTCCGCAGCGGGTAGCTGGCCTTCGTGAGGGGCCGGAAAAGGGTGTGGTGATCGATGTGCATCTGTATCCTTCGCCCCATCTGGTGGGTCGGGATGTTGCAGGTCAGGGCGATGAGCGGCGAGCGATCGAGATAGGCGTCTCCCACGCCCGTGGCGAGGTTCGTGGCCCCGGGGCCGAGCGTCGAGAGGCAGAATCCGGGCACCCCGGTCATCCGGCCCATGGCGTCCGCCGCGAAGCCCGCCGAGCCCTCGTGCGCGGTGAGGACGAATTCGATGCCCCCCTTGCGCATGGCCTCGATCAGGGGGAGCACCTGCCCGCTCGGGATGCCGAAGCCGTGGGTGATGCCTGCGTCTTTGAGCATCCGGACAATGAGGTCGGCATTGTTTCCTGTCATCGAAATCGCTCCGTGCTGCCGCTAGAAATCGCGGTAGATATTGAGAATGTCCTTGAGAATGGCGGCGGCGGCCCCCCGCGGATCGCTCTTTCCGCCGATCACGGCGACGCGATCCATCGTGTCCGTAGTGTATGCAATTCCTTTTTCCGCCCCGTCAACCCCGGCCAGGGGATGATCGGGCGCAAGCGC
This DNA window, taken from bacterium, encodes the following:
- a CDS encoding thiamine pyrophosphate-binding protein, which translates into the protein MTGNNADLIVRMLKDAGITHGFGIPSGQVLPLIEAMRKGGIEFVLTAHEGSAGFAADAMGRMTGVPGFCLSTLGPGATNLATGVGDAYLDRSPLIALTCNIPTHQMGRRIQMHIDHHTLFRPLTKASYPLRSGQIASTIAEALRIALSEPFGPVHLDLPVDVSLESTAEAPLPPPAGIPPAKAPAEDLRKAAEILQRAKRPVAVIGMSALRMKNPENLVRLLEKHQLPFATTTMAKGMVDEDHPLSLGCIERALRKMQRKFLKEADLIVGLGYDPVEVEYEQWIGGTNLLSIDVDPVDADDTVQVVHQAVGDFDHAIAELLSLDGGPGEWPAGAALQHKEAFQRALRPSSEGFAAHLAIDAVRAVLPPDGVLAFDVGAHTHQIASQWTAHAPRTFLITNGWSSMGFGIPAAIGAKVARPDLPVVCILGDGCFQMTCGEVATAKRLNLPLPIVVLDDRWLSLIQIKQNRQDMQIYGTELQREEYREPPAHYFGVPVVCARGPEELEKAVREALHAGGPTVIEAVINPSHYMDTVFD